A single region of the Pectinophora gossypiella chromosome 2, ilPecGoss1.1, whole genome shotgun sequence genome encodes:
- the LOC126373009 gene encoding uncharacterized protein LOC126373009: MPSDCRDCLGIRHRISSLHQTWKWLHQTIALHEYLISLSSADTDACSKQ; this comes from the coding sequence ATGCCAAGTGACTGTCGAGACTGTTTGGGTATTCGTCATCGGATCAGCAGCCTGCACCAGACCTGGAAGTGGCTGCATCAAACCATCGCCCTTCACGAGTACCTGATCTCCCTCTCTTCGGCGGACACCGACGCCTGTTCTAAGCAGTAA
- the LOC126372893 gene encoding lipoyltransferase 1, mitochondrial isoform X1, whose product MAQSMMKKIAMSSACVLVGITRRSSTRSLTMGCKNLSAKRKENKLPEEGEVTKSVFMSQSTDIYTNLALEDWMYRNMDFSNHHVMMVWRNEPCVVIGRHQNPWLEANVPYLSESEIALARRNSGGGTVYHDRGNLNITFFTPKERYDRKYNLELITRALYREYGVKSSINERQDIVVRDKYKVSGTAAKVGRLTAYHHCTLLVNANKADLSKALAKREHGIQTNATLSTPSPVVNLGEVDNRVTVDNLQTAVGYEYLRTPALHLEDGGQNQISKQRGFQFINPTDAWFPGLDELKNELQSWDWCYGRTPEFTVSRAFPVPAELLVEPSRVYSATQELVINMTVEKGLINDVTLSIPPGLVESGFHGEATFITGLKGKRFTSEALAALQDAMLTRHLTSDVKKLDEKEQFVAKCFDQVVNTM is encoded by the exons ATGGCTCAGTCAATGATGAAGAAGATTGCCATGAGCAGTGCCTGTGTGTTGGTGGGGATCACACGTAGGTCTAGCACTCGCAGCCTGACTATGGGCTGCAAGAACCTGTCTGCTAAGAGGAAGGAGAACAAACTGCCTGAGGAGGGGGAGGTCACAAAGTCAGTGTTTATGTCCCAATCCACTGACATTTACACCAACCTGGCTCTAGAGGACTGGATGTACCGCAATATGGACTTCTCTAACCACCATGTGATGATGGTCTGGAGGAATGAGCCTTGTGTGGTAATTGGAAGACACCAGAACCCTTGGTTGGAAGCTAACGTGCCTTATCTGAGTGAGAGTGAGATTGCCCTGGCTCGCCGCAACAGTGGCGGTGGTACTGTGTACCATGATCGTGGCAACTTAAACATTACTTTCTTTACTCCAAAAGAGAGGTACGACAGGAAGTACAACCTGGAGCTGATAACAAGAGCTCTATACAGAGAATATGGGGTCAAGTCTAGCATTAACGAGCGACAGGACATCGTTGTACGAGACAAATACAAA GTGTCTGGTACTGCTGCAAAAGTTGGCCGTTTGACTGCCTATCATCACTGCACCCTTCTAGTCAATGCCAATAAGGCAGATCTCAGCAAAGCCCTGGCCAAACGAGAG CATGGCATACAGACTAACGCCACGTTGTCGACGCCGTCTCCGGTGGTCAACCTGGGGGAAGTGGACAACCGCGTGACAGTAGACAACCTGCAGACGGCCGTCGGCTACGAATACCTTCGCACGCCAGCCTTGCACCTCGAGGACGGCGGCCAGAACCAGATCTCCAAGCAGCGAGGGTTCCAGTTCATCAACCCGACTGACGCCTGGTTCCCAG GTCTTGATGAGCTTAAGAACGAGCTGCAATCGTGGGACTGGTGCTACGGGCGCACTCCCGAGTTCACGGTGAGCCGCGCCTTCCCGGTGCCCGCGGAACTGCTCGTCGAGCCCTCGCGAGTATACTCTGCGACACAGGAGCTCGTCATCAACATGACGGTCGAGAAGGGCCTCATCAATGACGTCACTCTGAGCATCCCGCCCGGTCTGGTAGAATCCGGATTCCACGGCGAAGCCACCTTCATCACCGGCCTCAAAGGCAAGCGGTTCACCTCAGAAGCTCTCGCCGCCCTACAAGACGCGATGCTCACCAGACACCTCACGTCTGACGTCAAGAAACTCGACGAAAAAGAACAGTTTGTCGCCAAATGCTTCGATCAAGTGGTCAATACTATGTAA
- the LOC126373005 gene encoding cytochrome b-c1 complex subunit 7-like has product MAFRTTAVARSALKKWAYNLSGFNQYGLLRDDCLHETPDVKEALRRIPQHVVDERNYRIVRAVQLSIVKQILPKEEWTKYEEDKLYLTPVVEQVAKERQEREKWEKEY; this is encoded by the exons atggCATTCAGAACTACTGCAGTAGCACGTA GTGCCCTGAAGAAATGGGCTTACAACCTTTCAGGATTTAACCAGTATG GTCTGCTGCGTGACGACTGTCTCCATGAGACGCCTGACGTCAAAGAGGCTCTCCGCCGCATCCCGCAGCACGTTGTCGATGAACGCAACTACCGCATCGTCCGTGCTGTCCAGCTTTCCATCGTGAAGCAGATCCTACCCAAGGAGGAGTGGACAAAGTATGAAGAAGATAAACTCTACCTTACTCCGGTTGTCGAACAAGTGGCGAAGGAAAGACAAGAGCGTGAGAAATGGGAAAAAGAGTATTAA
- the LOC126372893 gene encoding lipoyltransferase 1, mitochondrial isoform X2, which yields MAQSMMKKIAMSSACVLVGITRRSSTRSLTMGCKNLSAKRKENKLPEEGEVTKSVFMSQSTDIYTNLALEDWMYRNMDFSNHHVMMVWRNEPCVVIGRHQNPWLEANVPYLSESEIALARRNSGGGTVYHDRGNLNITFFTPKERYDRKYNLELITRALYREYGVKSSINERQDIVVRDKYKVSGTAAKVGRLTAYHHCTLLVNANKADLSKALAKRETNATLSTPSPVVNLGEVDNRVTVDNLQTAVGYEYLRTPALHLEDGGQNQISKQRGFQFINPTDAWFPGLDELKNELQSWDWCYGRTPEFTVSRAFPVPAELLVEPSRVYSATQELVINMTVEKGLINDVTLSIPPGLVESGFHGEATFITGLKGKRFTSEALAALQDAMLTRHLTSDVKKLDEKEQFVAKCFDQVVNTM from the exons ATGGCTCAGTCAATGATGAAGAAGATTGCCATGAGCAGTGCCTGTGTGTTGGTGGGGATCACACGTAGGTCTAGCACTCGCAGCCTGACTATGGGCTGCAAGAACCTGTCTGCTAAGAGGAAGGAGAACAAACTGCCTGAGGAGGGGGAGGTCACAAAGTCAGTGTTTATGTCCCAATCCACTGACATTTACACCAACCTGGCTCTAGAGGACTGGATGTACCGCAATATGGACTTCTCTAACCACCATGTGATGATGGTCTGGAGGAATGAGCCTTGTGTGGTAATTGGAAGACACCAGAACCCTTGGTTGGAAGCTAACGTGCCTTATCTGAGTGAGAGTGAGATTGCCCTGGCTCGCCGCAACAGTGGCGGTGGTACTGTGTACCATGATCGTGGCAACTTAAACATTACTTTCTTTACTCCAAAAGAGAGGTACGACAGGAAGTACAACCTGGAGCTGATAACAAGAGCTCTATACAGAGAATATGGGGTCAAGTCTAGCATTAACGAGCGACAGGACATCGTTGTACGAGACAAATACAAA GTGTCTGGTACTGCTGCAAAAGTTGGCCGTTTGACTGCCTATCATCACTGCACCCTTCTAGTCAATGCCAATAAGGCAGATCTCAGCAAAGCCCTGGCCAAACGAGAG ACTAACGCCACGTTGTCGACGCCGTCTCCGGTGGTCAACCTGGGGGAAGTGGACAACCGCGTGACAGTAGACAACCTGCAGACGGCCGTCGGCTACGAATACCTTCGCACGCCAGCCTTGCACCTCGAGGACGGCGGCCAGAACCAGATCTCCAAGCAGCGAGGGTTCCAGTTCATCAACCCGACTGACGCCTGGTTCCCAG GTCTTGATGAGCTTAAGAACGAGCTGCAATCGTGGGACTGGTGCTACGGGCGCACTCCCGAGTTCACGGTGAGCCGCGCCTTCCCGGTGCCCGCGGAACTGCTCGTCGAGCCCTCGCGAGTATACTCTGCGACACAGGAGCTCGTCATCAACATGACGGTCGAGAAGGGCCTCATCAATGACGTCACTCTGAGCATCCCGCCCGGTCTGGTAGAATCCGGATTCCACGGCGAAGCCACCTTCATCACCGGCCTCAAAGGCAAGCGGTTCACCTCAGAAGCTCTCGCCGCCCTACAAGACGCGATGCTCACCAGACACCTCACGTCTGACGTCAAGAAACTCGACGAAAAAGAACAGTTTGTCGCCAAATGCTTCGATCAAGTGGTCAATACTATGTAA